One part of the Arabidopsis thaliana chromosome 1 sequence genome encodes these proteins:
- a CDS encoding uncharacterized protein (unknown protein; Has 98 Blast hits to 98 proteins in 11 species: Archae - 0; Bacteria - 0; Metazoa - 0; Fungi - 0; Plants - 98; Viruses - 0; Other Eukaryotes - 0 (source: NCBI BLink).), whose amino-acid sequence MAANGVRRALQASSSSGKILFGRSSAATSASKIGKSAGIAFGNGSSSSTRPSLRRLTFSRVPVELSAGISLIPLHSVTASALLTSLLSLSNQNWSCLSEGFASTL is encoded by the exons ATGGCGGCCAACGGCGTGAGAAGAGCTCTTCAGGCATCGTCATCCTCCGGGAAGATACTCTTTGGTCGTTCATCAGCGGCAACTTCTGCTTCGAAGATCGGAAAATCAGCCGGAATTGCTTTCGGGAAtggatcatcttcttcaactcgTCCCTCACTTCGTAGACTCACATTCTCCAG GGTACCTGTGGAATTGAGTGCAGGGATTTCACTAATACCATTACATAGTGTTACTGCTTCAGCTTTGCTCACTTCATTGCTATCTCTGAGCAATCAAAACTGGAGTTGCTTATCAGAAG GATTTGCTTCAACACTATAA
- a CDS encoding F-box family protein, protein MNLSGVKRLSEPLLLKNILMEESGDTCELTIVIMTVHAVMLESGFVLFDPDSSMRFSFSKKTLVSLNYTLPSVKGIVGLNFEKEAML, encoded by the coding sequence ATGAATCTCTCCGGTGTAAAAAGGTTAAGCGAGCCTCTCttgttgaaaaatatattgatggAGGAATCTGGTGACACTTGTGAATTGACGATTGTGATCATGACTGTTCATGCTGTTATGTTAGAATCTGGATTTGTGTTGTTTGATCCTGATTCATCTATGCGTTTTAGCTTCTCGAAGAAGACTTTGGTATCGCTTAACTATACTCTACCTTCTGTGAAAGGAATAGTCGGTTTGAATTTTGAGAAGGAGGCGATGTTGTAG
- a CDS encoding dicer-like protein (DUF936) (Plant protein of unknown function (DUF936); CONTAINS InterPro DOMAIN/s: Protein of unknown function DUF936, plant (InterPro:IPR010341); BEST Arabidopsis thaliana protein match is: Plant protein of unknown function (DUF936) (TAIR:AT1G23790.1); Has 227 Blast hits to 191 proteins in 18 species: Archae - 0; Bacteria - 0; Metazoa - 3; Fungi - 2; Plants - 219; Viruses - 0; Other Eukaryotes - 3 (source: NCBI BLink).), translating into MAALAPGILQKLIQGMKTGIKPTREHRSSMLQVTDIVPIDLDEKSLEPKQGFLIKISDSSHSIYVSLPSDQDDVVLSNKLQLGQFIYVDRLEPGSPVPVIKGAKPIPGRHPLLGTPETLVVPKERTDQEIGSKPRRGSWGQNVDFSSSPFVVKPMALEFDHSTPAKRSVSARFAASPIRRGGVRCSFGGGVLGKLEGESPATAMLRKSCFVSSASKFPRSRSVCDRQAKKNNASLFSPFKSSLEAQEDVVPLSTSKKIKPEKDTNLSGRLNILSKEATQLREVAQKVALQALREATITEIVVRHTKTFTNLSKSAKADCPAVCFEKFMEFHQQMAQTIGELTSIEVAATPDAENKSQNINARTENQKPTEEGSSSILHEIAYNSIDQEKRRSKRRIVLKQQSEGKTVRSNDENKNPASGGISNTIRLAKEIEDEAANWFMEFIEIALEKGMKKSRGPDDADVKKVPQSLILGVLNWIEVEQSDSNNNKRRRVHPKASKITRKLRIKLKNP; encoded by the exons ATGGCAGCTTTGGCACCTGGAATTCTTCAAAAGCTAATCCAAGGTATGAAAACaggaattaaaccaactagAGAGCACCGAAGCTCTATGTTACAGGTCACAGATATCGTTCCCATTGATCTCGACGAGAAGTCTCTGGAGCCGAAACAAGGGTTTCTCATCAAAATCTCTGATTCCTCTCACTCGATCTACGTCTCTCTCCCTTCGGATCAAGACGACGTCGTTCTCAGCAATAAGTTGCAGTTGGGTCAGTTTATCTACGTTGATCGGCTCGAACCTGGATCCCCTGTTCCTGTCATTAAAGGGGCAAAACCCATACCTGGCCGGCACCCCTTGCTTGGGACGCCGGAGACATTGGTGGTTCCGAAAGAAAGAACTGATCAAGAGATTGGGTCGAAGCCTAGAAGAGGATCTTGGGGACAAAACGTCGACTTTTCTTCGTCTCCGTTTGTTGTGAAACCAATGGCGTTGGAGTTTGACCATTCCACGCCGGCGAAGAGGTCTGTTTCAGCTAGATTTGCAGCGTCTCCGATCAGAAGAGGTGGAGTGAGATGCTCTTTTGGTGGAGGGGTTTTGGGGAAATTGGAAGGAGAGAGTCCGGCGACGGCGATGCTAAGGAagagttgttttgtttcgtCGGCTTCGAAGTTTCCGAGAAGTAGAAGTGTTTGTGACAGACAGGCCAAAAAGAACAATGCTTCTCTTTTTAGTCCCTTCAAATCCTCTCTAg AGGCTCAAGAAGATGTTGTTCCCTTGTCTACCTCGAAGAAGATAAAACCCGAGAAAGATACCAATTTATCAGGAAGGCTCAACATACTAAGCAAG GAAGCAACTCAGCTTCGGGAGGTAGCTCAGAAAGTTGCCCTTCAGGCATTGCGAGAAGCTACAATCACGGAAATTGTTGTTCGTCATACCAA GACGTTCACCAATCTGAGTAAATCAGCAAAAGCTGATTGCCCTGCGGTGTGCTTTGAGAAGTTCATGGAGTTTCACCAGCAGATGGCACAAACCATTGGCGAACTCACTTCCATTGAAGTAGCTGCTACTCCAGATGCTGAGAACAAGTCACAGAACATAAACGCAAGAACCGAAAATCAGAAACCAACAGAAGAAGGGTCTTCTTCGATCCTGCATGAAATCGCTTATAATTCTATTGATCAGGAGAAAAGGAGATCAAAGAGACGGATTGTCCTGAAGCAGCAGAGCGAAGGGAAGACAGTGAGATCAAATGATGAGAACAAGAACCCAGCTTCTGGCGGTATAAGCAACACGATTAGGTTAGCAAAGGAGATCGAGGATGAAGCTGCAAACTGGTTCATGGAGTTCATCGAAATAGCTCTGGAGAAAGGTATGAAGAAATCTAGAGGCCCTGATGATGCAGACGTTAAGAAGGTTCCGCAATCTCTGATTCTCGGGGTTTTAAACTGGATTGAAGTCGAACAGTCTGatagcaacaacaacaagagacGCAGAGTCCATCCAAAAGCATCAAAGATCACTAGAAAGCTCAGAATTAAACTGAAGAATCCTTGA
- a CDS encoding F-box family protein (F-box family protein; CONTAINS InterPro DOMAIN/s: F-box domain, cyclin-like (InterPro:IPR001810); BEST Arabidopsis thaliana protein match is: F-box family protein (TAIR:AT1G23780.1); Has 112 Blast hits to 112 proteins in 13 species: Archae - 0; Bacteria - 0; Metazoa - 0; Fungi - 0; Plants - 112; Viruses - 0; Other Eukaryotes - 0 (source: NCBI BLink).), protein MNLSGVKRLSEPLLLKNILMEESGDTCELTIVIMTVHAVMLESGFVLFDPDSSMRFSFSKKTLVSLNYTLPSVKGIVGLNFEKEAIVGSFVRVVSIDKRSYVHIVDLLMETLKSDEEEDTLSIDCKVLVWWRMIKDGIVTPLLVDLCYKTGLELPPCFISLPRELKHKILESLPGVDIGTLACVSSELRDMAS, encoded by the exons ATGAATCTCTCCGGTGTAAAAAGGTTAAGCGAGCCTCTCttgttgaaaaatatattgatggAGGAATCTGGTGACACTTGTGAATTGACGATTGTGATCATGACTGTTCATGCTGTTATGTTAGAATCTGGATTTGTGTTGTTTGATCCTGATTCATCTATGCGTTTTAGCTTCTCGAAGAAGACTTTGGTATCGCTTAACTATACTCTACCTTCTGTGAAAGGAATAGTCGGTTTGAATTTTGAGAAGGAGGCGAT TGTTGGTAGTTTTGTTCGTGTGGTGTCTATTGATAAACGTAGCTATGTGCACATTGTTGATTTACTTATGGAAACTTTGaaatctgatgaagaagaagatactttGAGCATTGACTGTAAGGTACTCGTGTGGTGGAGAATGATAAAAGATGGTATTGTTACGCCTCTGTTGGTTGATCTTTGCTACAAAACTGGGTTAGAACTTCCACCTTGCTTTATCAGTCTACCTCGAGAGCTAAAACACAAGATACTAGAGTCGCTTCCCGGTGTGGATATTGGGACATTGGCTTGTGTTTCTTCTGAACTGCGAGACATGGCTTCGTAG